The Callospermophilus lateralis isolate mCalLat2 unplaced genomic scaffold, mCalLat2.hap1 Scaffold_210, whole genome shotgun sequence genome segment AGCAGCACGAATACGCGGAAATTTCTTTGACCTACACAATTGTTTACCCACAGGCAGTGGTGGTCAAAGTCCTAGGGGAGAGAAGGCAGACCTTGAGGGTCTATTTGGCTTAGCCCAATACCCCCAAATCTTGAGGCCCCCCCTCAAACCAGCCCCTAGACCTCCTGCTCTTGGCCCTGCACGTGAGCTCCCATCTCCAGGGTGAAACCAGCACGTCCATGGATAGAGCACAGTTAGGACGCCATGGCTCATCCGGTCGTTTGTCATGAGTGAGGTCTTTACAGACAAGACCTGCCTGGTGTCACTTTGAGCAGGATACAGAAAAGCTGTgaagctgtattttttcagatactgggtaaggatgagaagaatttctagcccagccagccttctgtacttggaaacccgtgcaaggtgtgcacatgagagaagagcactcggaacacaggaaaccctcaattggacacccagaggtggacaggcaacaatacccagaacagggcagcagccggcctaaagttatgggtatctagtatcagcaagctagtgggacagtcactgcctttcctccccttgactccaccaggctcagcacagatggtgccctttgcatgtcagcacctgtgcaagcaaggccagcgtctcaggacaagtgcagaactggaggcaataacatatataagtgaccaagagtggctgagagccacttgtagcagtgtgggaagatgatctcatacccacccctggaccacatatgatgtgaggttcctggtcctggccaggtgccctgggatgggttggtgagtggacaggaaggaggagtacTTACCTCCACACAGATATTATAGAAGGGACAGTGGTGGGTCCGGAGTGGACGATGGAAAGAACACTTCGAACACCACTGCAGGCGAAAGGCCGTGTTGTTCACTCGTGCTATGTATTGAATGTTGGGGTCCTCTTCTAAGGAGCCTGGCAGGGGAAGAGATTTGGGCAGTGGCAGGAGGCCCTTCCACCACTCTACTACTTGGGGCCGCCCCATGGCATCATTGGgcaacaagaagggtggggaggaggagggcaggggaatcccggtccctgttgagcaagctgaccactcagatgggcggcagtcagagagaaagggctgtccagccacaggagctctatacagagctctccccttttggaatagtgatcagtgcttgaagtcgtgtgtaaaatgggaaggaggaggagtgaactgcgtggtttggaagggcctgctggcctctcttgccagcctgcccagtccttgcttcgaaagcagctggaacacctccaggattctgttttttcgcacttcagtggcttgggaaatgaagtgccagggcccaagtaatgatgacatggagggaagggctcctgaggccacgggggcggggggtggggttgaggggggttagcatgtttgaaatcacccctataggcatcagcccttgggataccacctccttctccaggggtctgaggccttacctttgtgcaaaatgcctgggtctgacccgttgaggaaaatgaggctgcagaaggacagtataaagaataggcccgaaaccacggcaaattcccactgcccattctgagccaaccaccggcacctgaaaccagagccagactcagtcctagtctggggaaacccagagctccccacaaggcctagttcacctgaggtaggactcactcgccttaaggactgatctaaatatccaggttagagacagaccatggagactccacaaaatgtcaccagcattagcattctctcatagttccctaagtgcgtcaggcactccagacctctgtgctttcacattgggttccctctaactctatatcctccttcccctgctgaccctctctctccacttccctccctgcctctgtactgtccttgtctattttctcttctgtgtctaagacactgacaccttccatgggagactcacggaaaggcgaagaagatgccacttattgtaataagaagcattgcattaaaagctggaaacaggcttggtttcagccatgaggattcgatcggaggttcatttgggggcgtgatactctgtgaagaggccatggctagaccaccaagtctcacagactgaagccaccaacgaactcttctgggttggcacccagactgccatgacaacagaagtgacatcacagaggttctggaatgggggctctggctgcttccagtgacttgtgagatcaaccttccccaacccccacatacgcacatgttgtagactgggacatcctgctcttatgatggtagctttgttggagcttgtgatgatatgatgtggtttgtcccaaaggttcaaaggctggagggttggtgctcagtgatgaggtggtagaacctgaaagaggtgggcctagtgggaggtaactcagtcactctgcaagatgccctctcaagggagtaatggacttctcatgggcccccatttgctcctgtaagagggagttgttatcaaaagagccagattggtccctccctgttttctgacacacaatctggtgaacaccctcaccagagatcacttgcaggagctgccaaatcttggatactgagttaaataaaacttacctccttataaattatctgttctcggtattttgttagagcaacagaaagcaggctaatacagaggccataaattatgtgaagatggcatggggagaattttggtgatggtcatccccctttcaggcccagtgctaattggagtcaacagtgctcattgctcatcctagctccacttcttcctttttgttgtaacagagctccagtttggggaaggaggtagaaatctaccaattaaatatcttcccagtttactcacttccatggtgggatttatgatctaattctctctcaaaaataaaatgagctggggatgtgactcaatggttaaacaatcctaggttcaatccctgatgatgatgataataacaatactaataataatttgtacatatttatggcatataacataatttgaaaaatgttacattgaagaacgtctgagtcaagctttttaacatatacattacttcatattcttatttgtggtgaggatccttaaaatctactctttgagtcatttttagtgtagataacattatcaacagtactcattctgttgtatgttattattaactgtagtcattatattgcacaatagatcccttaaactcatccctctcatctaagtgtaatttgttctcctgggaccagcatcttccccctccacagcccagccactcctgggcccctggcagtcaccattctgctctctgtttctatgagttcaacttttatagattccacatgtaggtgagatcatgtgattggtgccctgtgcgtggctatttcccccaataaaacgtcctttggcctcattcatttgtcataaatgacagaattttcttatattttttttaaagactaaagagtatccccttatatttctaaaccacattttctgtatccattcatgcaccgattggctggaccatagggtagttttttgttttttgtttttgttttttttttggtgctggggattgaacccagggccttgtccatgcaaggcaagcactctcccaactgagctctatttttaagttttaaagaaacttcccatactaatttccataatgactgtactaatttacattcccccaaacatagtacaagaattctagtttctccacatcctgaccagtacttaaaatcttttgtctttctttttcttttatttatgatgggggttgaacccagggggactttaaccctgatagccatctggagacctttttactttttattttgagatcaggtctcactgagttgctgaggtttaccttgactttataatcctcctgcctcagcctcctgagttcctgagattaaggcatgtgccactggttcttttgtctttttgataataaccattctaataggtgcgagagggtatcccattatgattttaattgcatttctctagtgattagtaatgttgaatattttttttcagatttctcttggtcagttgggtttctactgagaatgaagtgatgtttgggtcacagtctaccaccaagttttatgtcaatttctgttgtagcacaagaagaagggatgacatgcattgggtcatggaaaaaggttagcagtggtactagaatcataactaccaggtctattgagctttggagcagaccatgctagccttagggtttctctttttgttttgtatttttcattagatatatatgacagcaccatgcattttaattcattgtacacaactgcagcacaaatttacatttctttggttgtacctgatgtagcgttcacaccatatgtgcattcatacatgtacctagggtaatgatgtccatctcattccaccatctttcctacccccatgccccctcctcacctctgcctcccgtttgccccatcaaagttcctccatttttccttatcagagagaacattcagcctttggatttttgggattggcttacttgatttagcatgatattctctaaatccattcattacatgtcgtaattttattctcttttaatgctgagtaatattccattaggtatatataccacagtttctctatccattcatctattgacgggcatccaggctgtttccacagtttagcaattgtgaattgagctgctataaacattgatgtgactgtgtccctgtaatatgctgattttaagtcatttaggtatagacctaagagagggatagctgggtcaaatggtggttctattccaagttttctaaggaatctccatactgctttccagattgggttgcaccaatttgcagtcccaccagcagtgtatgagtgtaccttttccccttctacatcagcatatatcgtggtctgtcttcagcacacagggcactttgtggcacaaccactgttctatgtggtttacatgaattaacccacaattccttgttttacagatagggaaattgagtgaccaggtgctaagtgctacccaaggtctccctgctggacagttgtagagctgcgatttggacttatgaggtctggctccagagtccttgccaccaaccaccaagcaagtgactccaggaggagttgcagtcagggggctgagtagaaagggaatgaagttggagcatgggatcagtgcctgagatgggtgctgccaataatggaaaggagccctgattggtgaatcccagagggcagaccacatttaggtcccttgagaatagtgatcctggacatggaggtaaccattgtgaaaagagcaaccattctccagaacagaaacctactctccaagtacaaggatttcaccagagccttgtccctcaagggggaaggcgtttctcctactccaggctcttatctcctgcaaggtgctagtggtggtggaaaagtaggaaacaccagtgaaagtcacaccccagcaatacaggctcactcaacaccatgatctaatcatagaccacagaatccttccttcctctctactgtgccactataccaaaaagcctccgcacaactttagagaattagagatgaaagagttgaagacacaaattctttctgggcaagaaatgaaaataagcacattataggaatctgaaagtttctggcctctttggcaacagaaaacactaaacatgactgaacttctagacagatgagcacaaaatctcaccaaataaatggcctatttacctcagttcctattattcagtacactgtctagctttcaatcaaaaatcattataaggtatacatactaaaaagcaagaagaaaggacataaagcaagcattcgaatgagaccctcaaatgatgaggctgtgggaattatcagacagggatttgaaacaactatgattgagatcctaagggttatagagggttagagctgaacaagaatattcaagaaaagatagataatgtaagctgatgatggaaatggtaaacaagaaaaaaaaggaaagactggagataaaatgactaagatgaatgcttaacacctttgatgggctcactagtaccctggacatgactggggagaatattagtgaacttgcagataggtcagaagaaatttctcaggcaaaattgcaaagagaaaagaaaaattgaaacagaaaatttaagaacaacggggcaattgcaaaagataaacacacgtgcagttggaataggaggaggagaagcaaaatagaagagagttgaggaaagacttcgagtaataatcacagaaaacttttatgaagtaatagatacagggagttctgagaacatcaaacaaggcaaatacccaaaatctacacctaccatctttcaaattgctgaaaatcaaagccaaagagatggtatttaaagaaatcatcttactcatacaggagccaagataagaatcttagtggacttctcctaaaatgtgctagagaaagagagttgagtgaaattttgaagtgttgaaaggaaaacccaccagcctataatcctctacccagtgtatcatggtttgatattgtgtgtcctccaaaagctcatgtgggagacatgccttcaatatacattttaaattgtttttctggacacagttttgttcctgtatcttcttaagaaatatccttgagaaaaagttttttgaaaaatctagtctcagccagtcattgcaggacatgtctcctcatccccactacgcaaaaggctgaggcaggaagatggcaaatttgatgccagcttgggcaactcaggtggaccctgtctaaaa includes the following:
- the LOC143640382 gene encoding palmitoyltransferase ZDHHC19-like, which produces MASSQSITPPNEPPIESSWLKPSLFPAFNAMLLITISGIFFAFPCRWLAQNGQWEFAVVSGLFFILSFCSLIFLNGSDPGILHKGSLEEDPNIQYIARVNNTAFRLQWCSKCSFHRPLRTHHCPFYNICVEDFDHHCLWVNNCVGQRNFRVFVLLLVSLCLYLFVLLATSVLFLIRTRHMPLSLDSAMAIAVAVPILVLLLPVILLLMIQAVSVSKVSEYCNTRRCGGILHLWESGTFG